One window from the genome of Leptospira levettii encodes:
- a CDS encoding MBOAT family O-acyltransferase — protein MLFNSVHYLIFAPVVIFIYFLIPKRFQGLWLFIVSLYFYAIFRIPFLILLVFSFVITKLAVDYMEETQSKNKKIFWLNVAVWSNLSLLFVFKYLDFSITVWNQTFSFTPCDPEFVQKSGILLPMGISFFTLQAVSYAVDVYKGVVERAKSIFHFGLFLSFFPQLVAGPILRASDVLHQFLDSKDFTKDNLKHGLKQLFWGIFKKTFIADPVSYVIDPIYANPTEYNWIAMWIAAFLFAVQIYCDFSGYSDIAIGTARILGFHIPKNFDRPFLSGTLSELWRRWHISFSSWLRDYVYITLGGNRRGEILAYVNLFITTFVSGIWHGADWTFVFWGTLHSTMMVVEKFVFKFETMRNAWNKVPRYIQPIYPVGVFVLSCFFFRAKATPEVPTGMGITNIMLERAFTGAIGQFPQMSLSLVALVGFLFFVDIMQDQKEDRFAFITDHLYFLVPTCILLYVTSFIIYSVTVSSPFLYFQF, from the coding sequence ATGCTCTTCAACTCAGTTCATTATTTAATATTCGCACCAGTAGTCATATTCATATATTTCCTAATTCCAAAACGATTCCAAGGCTTATGGTTATTCATTGTTAGTTTGTATTTTTATGCAATTTTCAGAATTCCATTTCTCATTCTACTCGTTTTCTCTTTCGTAATCACAAAACTTGCAGTCGATTACATGGAAGAAACCCAATCAAAAAATAAAAAGATTTTTTGGTTAAATGTAGCTGTTTGGAGCAATTTAAGTTTATTATTTGTATTCAAGTATTTAGATTTTTCAATCACAGTATGGAACCAAACCTTTTCCTTTACTCCTTGTGATCCTGAGTTTGTTCAAAAATCGGGAATTTTACTTCCTATGGGGATTAGTTTTTTTACACTCCAAGCGGTTTCTTATGCGGTAGATGTTTACAAAGGTGTTGTAGAAAGAGCAAAATCTATTTTCCACTTTGGTCTTTTTTTGTCATTTTTCCCACAACTTGTGGCAGGTCCTATCTTACGTGCCAGTGATGTATTACACCAATTTTTAGATTCAAAAGACTTTACAAAAGATAATCTAAAACATGGATTAAAACAGCTCTTTTGGGGAATCTTTAAAAAAACATTCATAGCAGACCCTGTATCGTATGTGATCGATCCTATTTACGCAAACCCAACGGAATACAATTGGATCGCCATGTGGATTGCCGCATTTTTATTCGCAGTTCAGATTTACTGTGATTTTTCTGGTTACTCAGATATTGCAATTGGTACAGCAAGAATACTTGGATTTCATATTCCCAAAAACTTTGACCGACCTTTTTTATCGGGTACACTTAGTGAACTTTGGAGAAGATGGCATATTTCATTTAGTTCCTGGCTGAGAGATTATGTATACATCACGTTAGGTGGAAACCGAAGGGGTGAAATTTTAGCGTATGTAAATTTATTCATCACTACATTTGTTTCAGGAATATGGCATGGTGCAGATTGGACTTTTGTTTTTTGGGGTACTCTCCACTCCACAATGATGGTAGTTGAAAAATTTGTTTTTAAATTTGAAACGATGCGGAATGCCTGGAACAAAGTACCCAGATACATCCAACCAATTTACCCAGTTGGCGTTTTTGTTTTGTCCTGTTTTTTCTTTCGCGCGAAAGCAACTCCAGAAGTCCCCACAGGAATGGGAATCACTAATATTATGTTAGAAAGAGCGTTTACTGGAGCGATTGGACAATTTCCCCAGATGAGTCTAAGCTTAGTTGCGTTAGTTGGATTTTTATTCTTTGTTGATATTATGCAGGATCAGAAAGAAGATCGGTTTGCATTTATCACAGACCACTTATATTTTTTGGTACCAACTTGTATATTGCTCTATGTGACATCGTTTATCATATACAGTGTAACAGTATCCAGTCCATTTTTATACTTCCAATTCTAA
- a CDS encoding LemA family protein, protein MTKLFRTIILFSLMTTLFTNCGYNRIQELDEEVSASWAEVLNQYKRRADLVPNLVSAVKGFANQEKDIMKGIAEARAKIGSIQATPELINNPESLKQFDQAQGQLGSALSRLLMIQENYPQLKSDQHFSDLMAQLEGTENRITVARNRFIKATKEFNVYIRQFPAVLTAKAFGYEAKATFTVEDQKTIENAPKVEF, encoded by the coding sequence ATGACAAAACTGTTTCGAACCATCATTCTATTTTCCCTCATGACTACTTTATTCACCAATTGTGGTTATAACCGAATCCAAGAGTTGGATGAAGAAGTTTCGGCTTCTTGGGCAGAGGTGCTCAACCAATACAAAAGAAGAGCTGATTTAGTTCCCAATTTAGTTTCAGCAGTGAAGGGTTTTGCTAACCAAGAAAAAGACATCATGAAAGGGATTGCAGAAGCAAGAGCAAAAATTGGATCCATCCAAGCAACTCCTGAGCTAATCAACAATCCTGAAAGTTTAAAACAATTTGACCAAGCTCAAGGACAACTTGGCTCTGCATTGTCTAGACTTCTTATGATCCAAGAAAACTACCCACAGTTAAAATCAGACCAACATTTTTCTGATTTGATGGCACAACTAGAGGGAACTGAAAATCGAATCACTGTTGCTAGGAACCGATTCATCAAAGCAACAAAAGAGTTTAACGTTTACATCCGCCAATTCCCTGCTGTCTTAACAGCAAAAGCATTTGGATATGAAGCAAAAGCAACATTTACTGTCGAAGACCAAAAGACGATAGAAAATGCTCCCAAAGTTGAGTTCTAA
- a CDS encoding DUF1343 domain-containing protein, producing the protein MKFLKNIQKLSGCLAGILTNQSAFGYLGKYHFQTYSEIFNLKTIFLPEHGLFAELQDQVSGDELSYLFGDMQIVNLYGKEESSLVPPKESLKNLDVVIIDIKDVGSRYYTFLTTAYYILEELSKLKKETGKSPVFLVIDSPNPIGTKVEGSPLQETYESFVGVKSVLHRHGLTPGGLLTYYNETFHLNVDVVVVPVGVFHPNKVNSFEWVPPSPNIPTQNTCYVYPGMCLLEGTNLSEGRGTTKPFETFGAPYLLGKEKLELDKRLLSHQKGSFLLRNLRFLPTFHKFAGIICEGYQLMVLKPKQFHSLYFTLYFLKQIHELFPNQFEFLKGVYEFRSDRPAIELLAGDSYLLDYLYGKYSDSDLERYLEEKESVWNKAIKPFRY; encoded by the coding sequence ATGAAGTTTCTGAAGAACATACAAAAACTAAGCGGTTGTTTGGCGGGTATTTTAACTAACCAAAGTGCTTTTGGTTATCTTGGAAAGTATCATTTCCAAACCTATTCTGAAATTTTTAATTTAAAAACTATTTTTTTGCCAGAACACGGTTTGTTTGCTGAGTTACAAGACCAAGTGAGTGGAGATGAATTGTCTTATCTTTTTGGAGATATGCAAATTGTAAATTTGTATGGTAAAGAAGAGAGTAGTTTAGTTCCACCGAAAGAGAGTTTAAAAAATTTAGATGTAGTGATCATCGATATTAAGGATGTTGGTTCACGTTATTATACATTTTTAACGACTGCATATTATATCTTAGAGGAACTTTCAAAACTAAAAAAAGAAACTGGTAAATCACCTGTCTTTTTAGTAATCGATTCTCCCAATCCAATTGGAACAAAAGTGGAAGGAAGTCCCTTACAGGAAACGTATGAATCGTTTGTTGGAGTTAAATCTGTCCTTCACCGCCATGGTCTTACACCTGGGGGTTTATTAACGTATTATAATGAAACTTTCCATTTGAATGTTGATGTTGTAGTTGTTCCTGTTGGAGTTTTTCACCCAAACAAGGTGAATTCATTTGAATGGGTTCCTCCATCCCCAAATATTCCAACGCAAAATACATGTTATGTGTATCCAGGTATGTGTTTATTAGAAGGGACAAACTTATCCGAAGGAAGAGGCACAACAAAACCATTCGAAACTTTTGGTGCACCTTATTTATTAGGCAAAGAAAAGTTAGAACTTGATAAAAGATTGTTATCTCACCAAAAGGGTAGTTTTTTGTTACGCAACTTACGATTTTTGCCTACGTTTCATAAGTTTGCGGGTATCATTTGTGAAGGTTACCAATTAATGGTTTTAAAACCCAAACAATTTCATTCATTATACTTTACTTTATACTTTTTAAAACAAATACATGAATTGTTTCCGAATCAATTTGAGTTTTTAAAAGGTGTATATGAGTTTCGATCAGACAGGCCTGCAATTGAACTTCTTGCAGGTGATTCCTATTTACTTGACTATCTGTACGGAAAATATTCAGATTCTGATCTCGAAAGGTATTTGGAAGAAAAAGAATCAGTTTGGAACAAGGCAATAAAACCGTTCCGGTATTAA
- a CDS encoding LA_2490 family SGNH/GDSL-type esterase, whose protein sequence is MILNWKRWGAIVLLFPFALLSLEGIFRLANPPALRYYRDVKLLHAYHPEYGVTLAPNESRFVRHYADLWQGQFTTNSIGLRGLEEPIPEKPKLVCLGDSLVMGFGVSDEDTFCSKLNGYEENGTEYQSLNFGVDAYGSLGSYKRLKDLSEKIPNIKKVLFFISPNDFTMPDELRAQGILPDDENDALHENDLEWKNKFRVQFELTRVSYLLQALKLAYEQTKVKWAQTKYVMKMDSNQITESPLQYLKEAFIIPVKKLTCENSDTFICPTPIPNLQIQCSDTPINTNDLEPLPETTTRAYDKMIQFSKDKGFEFIPVLLPMQIEEVYCRQLGKYNQLGNYALRAKRYLESKNIRTLEILPYTDKMCGREFTIHGKTKKAGIQDYYIPGDGHLTKLGNLWASESIRSALKDIK, encoded by the coding sequence ATGATCTTAAACTGGAAACGATGGGGAGCCATTGTCCTACTTTTCCCGTTCGCTTTATTGTCCTTGGAAGGGATCTTTCGCTTAGCCAACCCTCCTGCCTTACGATATTACCGTGATGTAAAACTATTGCATGCATACCATCCAGAATATGGTGTCACTCTTGCCCCAAACGAAAGTAGATTTGTACGACATTATGCTGACCTTTGGCAGGGGCAATTCACAACAAATTCCATTGGACTAAGAGGGCTAGAGGAACCGATTCCAGAAAAACCCAAACTCGTATGCCTCGGAGATAGCCTTGTAATGGGATTTGGAGTTTCTGACGAAGATACGTTTTGTTCGAAACTCAATGGATATGAGGAAAATGGAACCGAGTACCAAAGTTTAAATTTTGGAGTTGATGCTTACGGTTCTCTTGGTTCTTACAAACGCCTAAAAGATTTATCAGAGAAAATCCCAAATATCAAAAAGGTTCTCTTTTTTATCTCTCCCAATGACTTTACGATGCCTGACGAATTACGTGCACAAGGGATTTTACCTGACGATGAAAATGATGCCCTACACGAAAATGATTTAGAATGGAAAAATAAATTTCGTGTACAGTTTGAACTCACTCGTGTTTCTTATTTATTACAAGCACTGAAACTTGCTTATGAACAAACAAAGGTAAAATGGGCACAAACCAAATACGTCATGAAAATGGATTCCAATCAAATTACGGAATCACCTCTTCAATACTTAAAGGAAGCATTTATCATTCCTGTCAAAAAGCTAACATGTGAAAATTCTGATACATTCATTTGCCCCACCCCAATTCCTAATTTACAAATCCAATGCAGTGATACTCCAATCAATACAAATGATCTAGAGCCACTTCCTGAAACCACGACAAGAGCCTATGACAAAATGATTCAGTTTTCGAAAGACAAAGGTTTTGAATTCATTCCTGTTTTATTACCGATGCAAATTGAAGAAGTGTATTGCCGGCAACTTGGCAAATACAATCAATTAGGAAATTATGCTCTCAGAGCAAAAAGGTATTTAGAATCTAAAAATATCAGAACATTGGAAATCTTACCATACACTGACAAAATGTGTGGCAGAGAATTTACGATACATGGGAAAACAAAAAAAGCAGGAATCCAAGATTATTATATTCCAGGTGATGGCCACCTAACAAAACTCGGAAATCTTTGGGCATCCGAATCCATTCGATCTGCCTTAAAGGATATAAAGTAA
- a CDS encoding LA_2486 family SGNH/GDSL-type esterase: MKKFFNLLFKFSFVFGILLLFGEGYFRFQHTSPNEELRYKKIHCLKDWSEIRLCPKVKEGFTRRDGKPWDIQTDEMGERIINSNIPETNETVVWLLGDSMAMGYGLPTKKTIAFLLETKYKIKTRVIAVDAIGTNGISNLYMDTLIQTNKNPNSIYWIWNPSDFIDDEREKKGMKKYVYPIHFFLSRNSSLYESLLPSPQTNVYINGIPTIYPKTHPTYSFLKTFIHNKIHNKEQWKILFSWGMAPNGTPDTNDPNYDVAKKFFETEGISTIDLRQETEVLFAQKKQIYIPNDGHPDEDLAKLFAEAIANDYKKTQ; encoded by the coding sequence TTGAAAAAATTCTTTAATCTACTTTTCAAATTTAGTTTTGTTTTTGGTATCCTTCTCCTTTTTGGAGAGGGATACTTTCGATTCCAACACACGAGCCCAAACGAAGAGCTCCGCTATAAAAAAATCCATTGTCTGAAAGATTGGTCTGAAATCCGTTTGTGTCCGAAAGTAAAGGAAGGTTTCACTCGTCGAGATGGAAAACCATGGGACATCCAAACAGACGAGATGGGAGAAAGGATAATTAATTCGAACATTCCAGAAACAAATGAAACAGTTGTTTGGTTACTTGGCGATTCTATGGCGATGGGTTATGGACTACCAACAAAAAAAACCATTGCCTTTTTGTTAGAAACCAAATACAAAATCAAAACTCGAGTGATTGCTGTGGATGCAATTGGCACGAACGGAATTTCAAATTTGTATATGGATACTTTAATCCAAACAAATAAAAATCCAAACTCCATCTATTGGATATGGAATCCGTCTGATTTTATCGATGACGAAAGGGAAAAAAAGGGAATGAAGAAATACGTATACCCAATCCACTTCTTTCTATCAAGGAATTCATCACTCTATGAATCACTCTTACCATCACCACAAACAAACGTTTATATAAATGGAATTCCGACAATCTATCCAAAGACTCATCCCACCTATTCGTTTTTAAAAACATTCATTCATAACAAAATTCACAACAAAGAACAATGGAAGATTTTATTCTCTTGGGGAATGGCCCCAAATGGCACACCTGATACAAATGATCCGAATTATGATGTTGCAAAAAAATTTTTTGAAACCGAGGGTATCAGTACCATAGACCTACGCCAGGAGACAGAGGTTTTATTTGCCCAAAAAAAACAGATATACATCCCAAATGATGGTCACCCAGATGAAGATTTGGCAAAACTCTTTGCAGAGGCCATAGCCAATGACTATAAAAAGACCCAATAG
- a CDS encoding DUF6989 domain-containing protein has product MKPKFLAEEFLLALYFFVFTIIAGIVLFYAPYEAGVKIASLTAFFHVSFVAICILFHWHTPYRIWKFLVPLSIFMVFPDWFLSAVLQILVFPEDGFFKIGTVSGYMAGLWVIPLFICVYTGIKLEERSVSIIGTGIWVGLVSLFIFGLSEATMWIFGSWYAQNVKMWGHVAYYVLVPEMILGITAYLAYQGFSYSAYLFQIAIGFLVMVLYIGNLSFFYLLIEKIL; this is encoded by the coding sequence ATGAAACCAAAGTTCCTGGCTGAAGAATTTTTACTCGCTTTGTACTTTTTTGTATTTACCATAATCGCTGGTATTGTTCTCTTTTATGCTCCGTATGAAGCTGGTGTGAAAATCGCAAGCCTCACGGCTTTTTTTCATGTCAGTTTTGTTGCCATTTGTATTCTATTCCATTGGCATACTCCGTATCGAATTTGGAAATTTTTAGTTCCACTATCTATATTTATGGTTTTTCCAGATTGGTTTTTATCGGCCGTTTTACAGATATTAGTTTTTCCTGAAGATGGATTTTTCAAAATAGGAACTGTTTCTGGTTATATGGCAGGTCTTTGGGTCATCCCTCTTTTTATTTGTGTTTATACAGGAATCAAATTAGAAGAAAGATCTGTTTCTATCATTGGTACTGGGATATGGGTAGGTCTTGTCAGTTTATTCATCTTCGGATTGTCTGAAGCAACGATGTGGATTTTTGGTTCTTGGTATGCACAAAATGTTAAAATGTGGGGTCACGTTGCCTACTACGTCCTCGTTCCTGAGATGATTTTAGGAATCACTGCCTACCTCGCCTACCAAGGCTTTTCTTATTCCGCTTACCTTTTCCAAATTGCCATTGGTTTTTTAGTGATGGTTCTTTATATAGGAAACTTGTCCTTTTTCTACTTACTCATTGAAAAAATTCTTTAA